A DNA window from Verrucomicrobiota bacterium contains the following coding sequences:
- a CDS encoding family 16 glycosylhydrolase translates to MKRVLHGLSILMLAISLSSRLGNAQAAVTGPESAPIREGLKLWLDASDAATLELQGDQVRVWRDKSGAGNHAQAGGKPVLLRAGFGGRNAVRFGGQDVFKVKPIASKTGPVTAFIVSRRLAEQAGGTGWQRLVSIRAGEIADNKPPNLCLTTGEKSVAYPPTVKVISKDGIAAGELAFGGGAGANAGNKFHGEIAEVLVYDRGFLSDGAVLEVMNYLAAKWQAEIDRKDSGWNRAGPLGELPKRITDAWPLVDQRNQGGWVKFEEFSDEFNSGVLDTNKWMSPHRWKGREPALFMRSNVTVSNDCMTLAMRREEVPEMKKNPKFHTYTSAYVCTRKMTRYGYFEIRAKPMNSAGSSSFWFSGGTKLWRIEIDVFEIGGKALGREHAYNMNAHVFRENGTNDHWSTGGVWEAPWRWADDYHVFGLEWSPTRLAYHVDGVPVRVMPNTHWHHPQYLIFDSETMPDWFGLPKDEDLPSFFHVDYVRAWKRAGWEGAFTEEEAELKKWEPLKGP, encoded by the coding sequence ATGAAACGCGTATTGCACGGTTTGTCTATTTTGATGTTAGCCATCAGCCTGTCCAGTCGCCTTGGGAATGCCCAGGCGGCGGTGACGGGACCAGAGTCGGCGCCCATCCGTGAGGGGCTCAAGTTATGGCTGGATGCCAGTGATGCCGCCACGCTGGAATTGCAGGGGGATCAGGTGCGCGTCTGGCGCGATAAGTCCGGCGCGGGCAACCATGCGCAGGCCGGGGGGAAACCGGTGTTGTTGCGGGCGGGCTTCGGCGGGCGCAATGCGGTGCGGTTCGGCGGGCAGGATGTGTTCAAGGTGAAACCCATTGCCAGTAAGACGGGGCCGGTGACCGCGTTTATTGTCTCGCGCCGATTGGCGGAACAGGCGGGCGGCACGGGATGGCAGCGGTTGGTCTCGATCCGCGCGGGGGAAATTGCCGATAACAAGCCGCCGAATCTGTGCCTGACCACGGGGGAGAAATCCGTGGCGTATCCGCCCACGGTGAAGGTGATTTCCAAGGATGGCATTGCCGCCGGGGAGCTGGCCTTTGGCGGTGGGGCGGGCGCAAACGCCGGCAACAAGTTCCACGGGGAGATCGCGGAGGTGCTGGTGTATGATCGCGGTTTCCTGAGCGATGGCGCGGTGTTGGAGGTGATGAATTACCTGGCGGCCAAGTGGCAGGCGGAGATTGACCGCAAGGATTCTGGTTGGAACCGCGCCGGGCCGCTGGGCGAGTTGCCCAAGCGCATCACCGATGCCTGGCCGCTGGTGGATCAGCGGAACCAGGGCGGCTGGGTGAAGTTCGAGGAGTTCAGCGATGAGTTTAATTCCGGGGTGCTGGATACGAACAAGTGGATGTCGCCGCACCGTTGGAAGGGGCGCGAACCCGCGCTGTTCATGCGCAGCAACGTCACGGTGTCCAATGATTGCATGACGCTGGCCATGCGGCGCGAGGAAGTGCCGGAGATGAAAAAGAACCCGAAGTTCCACACGTACACCTCGGCCTACGTCTGCACGCGGAAGATGACCCGCTACGGGTATTTTGAAATTCGCGCCAAACCGATGAACTCCGCCGGGTCCAGCTCGTTCTGGTTCTCCGGGGGCACCAAGCTGTGGCGCATCGAGATTGATGTGTTCGAGATCGGCGGGAAAGCGTTGGGCCGCGAGCACGCCTATAACATGAACGCGCATGTGTTCCGGGAAAACGGCACGAACGATCATTGGAGCACCGGCGGCGTTTGGGAAGCACCCTGGCGCTGGGCGGATGACTACCATGTCTTTGGCCTGGAATGGTCGCCCACCCGCCTGGCCTATCACGTGGACGGCGTGCCGGTGCGCGTCATGCCCAACACGCATTGGCATCATCCGCAATACCTGATCTTTGATTCCGAGACGATGCCAGACTGGTTCGGTCTGCCCAAGGATGAAGACCTGCCGTCGTTCTTCCACGTGGATTATGTGCGCGCCTGGAAGCGCGCGGGCTGGGAGGGCGCTTTCACCGAGGAGGAGGCGGAACTGAAAAAGTGGGAGCCGCTGAAGGGACCCTGA